The following are from one region of the Natrinema sp. HArc-T2 genome:
- a CDS encoding ZIP family metal transporter, with protein sequence MTSLVDLFVQVAGSDPVVQGLVGGIVIATLNLFGALLVLVWRDPSKRALDGALGFAAGVMLAAAFTSLILPGIEQYADGNPIPTLVGVALGALFLDRADGLVPHAHFLLTGRTRADEANPSTSLPLDNERLVPVVLFILAITLHNMPEGLAVGVAFGSGNVENGIALMLAIGIQNIPEGLAVSVAAINAGLDRRFYAVLAGIRSGIVEIPLAVLGALAVSVVEPLLPYAMGFAAGAMLFVISDEIIPETHTRGYERIATLGVMAGVIVMLYLDISLG encoded by the coding sequence ATGACGTCGCTCGTCGATCTGTTCGTGCAGGTGGCCGGCAGCGACCCGGTTGTACAGGGGCTCGTCGGCGGAATCGTCATCGCGACGCTGAATCTGTTCGGCGCATTGTTAGTGCTCGTCTGGCGTGACCCCTCGAAGCGGGCGCTCGACGGCGCGCTCGGGTTCGCGGCCGGCGTCATGCTCGCTGCGGCGTTTACGAGTCTCATCCTCCCCGGGATCGAGCAATATGCCGACGGGAATCCGATCCCGACGCTCGTGGGCGTCGCACTCGGCGCGCTCTTTCTCGACCGGGCCGACGGACTCGTGCCGCACGCACACTTTCTCCTGACTGGTCGCACGCGGGCTGACGAAGCCAATCCGAGTACGTCGCTGCCGCTGGACAACGAACGACTGGTTCCTGTCGTCCTGTTTATCCTGGCGATTACGCTTCACAACATGCCCGAGGGGCTGGCCGTGGGCGTCGCCTTCGGCTCCGGTAACGTCGAGAACGGAATCGCGCTCATGCTCGCGATCGGCATTCAAAACATTCCCGAGGGGCTCGCCGTTTCGGTGGCGGCGATCAATGCCGGACTTGATCGGCGCTTCTACGCGGTATTAGCCGGGATCCGGTCCGGGATCGTCGAGATTCCGCTAGCGGTGCTCGGTGCGCTGGCAGTCAGCGTCGTCGAGCCATTACTTCCCTACGCGATGGGCTTCGCTGCGGGGGCGATGCTGTTCGTGATCTCCGACGAGATCATTCCCGAAACACACACCCGCGGATACGAGCGAATCGCCACGCTCGGGGTGATGGCTGGCGTGATCGTGATGCTGTATCTCGATATCAGCTTAGGATAA